The Candidatus Woesearchaeota archaeon genome window below encodes:
- a CDS encoding endonuclease III: MSHHDSLKEKPIKPQRPPERLPRCTSQAHCFLRRKRAYKNISQKNSSYDGKGGRRRSWQEMKRKHEERRAAVLKGRCRAGRGTCYRERRKEGARSEYVREQKAQQKSKSIKKTCNSLVRMAERKLQKTSKNRRKTRPSHAVPPPVKPPSKKTVSFVIETLKKQKREQAKQPGKQQRTMLDAFQSQRKDAFFMLISTVLSVRNRDESTEVVARELLSRYPTPQALASAPLQDIEAIIKPTGFFRQKAKNIQAIANIIITTFGGAVPQTMHDLTSLPGVGRKVAGCVLVYAFGKNTCIPVDTHVHRISNRLGWVATKNPNQTEQELMKCVPRKYWKNLNDLFVIHGKTICKPITPSCKECPVRSACKRVGVPTRHEQRKKRSKSRHENQ; encoded by the coding sequence TTGTCTCACCACGACTCGCTCAAAGAAAAACCGATCAAGCCCCAACGCCCACCCGAGCGCCTTCCACGCTGCACTTCGCAAGCCCATTGCTTTCTGAGAAGGAAGCGCGCGTATAAGAATATTTCCCAGAAGAACAGTTCCTACGACGGCAAGGGCGGGCGACGGCGGAGCTGGCAGGAGATGAAGCGCAAACACGAAGAAAGACGTGCTGCAGTGTTGAAGGGTCGTTGCAGAGCAGGACGCGGAACGTGTTACCGCGAACGAAGAAAGGAGGGGGCGAGGAGTGAATACGTGCGAGAACAAAAAGCGCAACAAAAAAGCAAGAGCATAAAAAAAACCTGCAACTCCTTGGTTCGTATGGCCGAGCGCAAACTGCAAAAGACAAGCAAGAACAGAAGGAAAACACGCCCGAGCCATGCCGTTCCTCCCCCGGTAAAACCCCCCAGCAAGAAAACGGTCTCTTTCGTCATTGAGACGCTCAAGAAACAAAAAAGAGAACAAGCAAAACAGCCGGGCAAGCAGCAACGAACAATGCTTGACGCCTTCCAATCGCAAAGGAAAGACGCGTTTTTCATGCTCATCTCAACCGTCCTGAGCGTTCGCAACAGAGACGAATCAACAGAAGTCGTTGCAAGAGAGCTGCTTTCCCGCTACCCAACACCGCAAGCACTCGCATCGGCCCCTCTCCAAGATATAGAGGCAATAATCAAGCCAACAGGCTTTTTCAGACAAAAGGCGAAAAACATCCAAGCCATCGCGAACATCATTATCACGACGTTTGGCGGCGCCGTTCCACAAACCATGCACGACCTCACCTCGCTCCCTGGTGTGGGGAGAAAAGTGGCAGGATGCGTCTTAGTTTACGCGTTCGGAAAGAACACGTGCATTCCGGTTGACACGCACGTGCATCGCATCAGCAACCGTCTCGGATGGGTGGCCACAAAAAACCCCAACCAAACAGAACAAGAACTCATGAAATGCGTTCCTCGCAAGTACTGGAAAAATCTCAACGACCTCTTCGTCATCCATGGAAAAACCATTTGCAAACCCATCACCCCTTCTTGCAAAGAATGCCCGGTTCGTTCGGCATGCAAGCGCGTAGGCGTACCAACCCGCCACGAACAAAGGAAAAAAAGAAGCAAGAGCAGACACGAGAACCAATAA